The sequence GCTATATCAAGGAATTCCCGGTGGAGCGCCTCTACCGCGACGCGAAGCTGGGCGAGATCGGCGAGGGCACCTCGGAGATCCAGCGGGTGCTGATCGCCAAGGATCTGATCAAGAAGTACGCATCGTAATGCCCTCACCCCCAACGCGCCGAGTGTTTTTTGGACATCCTGTCCACACTCGGCACTGCGACCTCCTGTCGGGAGCCTCTCCCGATAGGGGAGAGGGGAGGGAATATATGTCTGGGCATGGCATGCCCTGCCTAGACTAAAACCAACAAGGAGACATGCATGGATTACGA comes from Spirochaetota bacterium and encodes:
- a CDS encoding acyl-CoA dehydrogenase, translating into YIKEFPVERLYRDAKLGEIGEGTSEIQRVLIAKDLIKKYAS